In Plasmodium relictum strain SGS1 genome assembly, chromosome: 6, one DNA window encodes the following:
- the RPL3 gene encoding 60S ribosomal protein L3, putative, with amino-acid sequence MSHRKFERPRHGSLGFLPRKRCKRLRGKIRSFPKDDKEKPPHFTAFMGYKAGMTHIVREVDKPGSKLHKKEIVEACTIIECAPMVVVGIVGYRETPKGLRILSTVWANHVSDEFRRRYYKNWYKSEKKAFTKSLNVPESTKECLFKRIEKYCTVLRAICHTQPSKTPLRMKKAHIMEIQINGGTMKEKIEFVKDLLEKNLPVSTVFNENEMIDVISVTKGHGTKGVVSRYGVKRLPRKTHRGLRKVACIGAWHPARVQFQIPRHGQKGYFHRTERNKKIYRIGLRKDKNNASTDADITEKKITPMGGFPHYGIVNEDFILLKGCVAGTKKRPITLRKTLLPQVSREALSQVTLKFIDTSSKIGHGRFQTSEEKTKYYGPLKKDIKA; translated from the coding sequence atgtcaCATCGTAAATTTGAAAGGCCACGCCATGGTTCATTAGGTTTTTTACCTAGAAAAAGATGTAAAAGATTAAGAGGAAAAATAAGATCATTTCCAAAagatgataaagaaaaaccACCTCATTTTACAGCATTTATGGGATATAAGGCAGGAATGACTCATATAGTCAGAGAAGTAGATAAACCTGGATCAAAATTAcacaaaaaagaaattgtTGAAGCATGTACTATTATTGAATGCGCACCAATGGTTGTTGTAGGAATAGTTGGATACAGAGAAACACCAAAAGGTTTAAGAATTTTAAGTACCGTATGGGCTAATCATGTATCTGATGAATTTAGAAGaagatattataaaaattggTATAAATCAGAAAAAAAAGCTTTTACAAAATCTTTAAATGTTCCAGAATCAACAAAAGAATGTTTGTTCAAGAGAATAGAAAAGTACTGCACTGTTTTAAGAGCAATTTGTCACACACAACCTTCCAAAACTCCATTAAGAATGAAAAAAGCACATATTATGGAAATCCAAATAAATGGAGGTActatgaaagaaaaaatagaatttgTAAAGGATTTacttgaaaaaaatttaccaGTGTCAACcgtttttaatgaaaatgaaatgatTGATGTTATCAGTGTAACGAAAGGACACGGTACAAAAGGTGTAGTTAGTAGATATGGAGTTAAGAGATTACCAAGAAAAACACACAGAGGATTAAGAAAGGTAGCATGTATTGGTGCATGGCATCCAGCAAGAGTTCAGTTTCAAATTCCAAGACATGGACAAAAAGGTTATTTTCATAGAACagaaagaaacaaaaaaatttacagaATAGGTTTaagaaaagataaaaataatgcatCAACTGATGCTGATATAACTGAAAAGAAAATCACACCAATGGGTGGATTTCCTCACTATGGTATTGTAAATGaagattttattttattaaaaggaTGTGTAGCtggaacaaaaaaaagaccTATCACATTAAGAAAAACTTTACTACCTCAAGTTTCAAGAGAAGCTTTATCACAAGTAACATTGAAATTTATTGATACTTCATCAAAAATTGGTCATGGAAGATTTCAGACTAGTGAAGAAAAAACTAAATATTATGGacctttaaaaaaagatataaaagcttaa